One Staphylococcus ratti DNA segment encodes these proteins:
- a CDS encoding trypsin-like serine peptidase — protein MDFCKKLALFLLMLLALPQVFAPEHPVNSVVSAAEESVYPITGSDKAPHNIVGRINFSNGPSATGFVIGSDTILTNKHVAKNLKDGITGTFTLGINYNNSGKKVLGNYELVSVIPAPNSDDDVAIIKVKPSQDNLPLDKVVNPAKIVNANYIDEEWMKNSADNQFHIAGYPGNKDRNIMWGSDGKLLKYGFNNKRIYVADIISVPGNSGSPLFNKNNEVVGINSSTYGHTSNHAGGFLFKDDLYDFIMANK, from the coding sequence ATGGATTTTTGTAAAAAATTGGCTTTATTTTTATTAATGTTATTAGCACTACCCCAAGTATTTGCACCAGAACATCCGGTAAATTCAGTAGTATCTGCAGCAGAAGAAAGTGTTTATCCAATAACTGGTTCTGACAAGGCTCCTCATAATATTGTTGGTAGAATTAACTTTAGCAACGGTCCTTCAGCGACAGGATTTGTTATAGGTAGTGATACAATATTAACTAATAAACACGTAGCAAAAAATCTAAAAGATGGAATTACAGGAACATTTACGCTAGGAATCAATTATAATAATAGTGGTAAGAAAGTCTTAGGAAATTATGAACTTGTTTCTGTTATTCCTGCTCCAAATTCAGACGATGATGTAGCTATTATAAAGGTTAAACCTTCTCAGGATAACTTACCTTTAGATAAAGTAGTAAATCCAGCAAAAATAGTAAATGCTAATTATATTGATGAAGAATGGATGAAAAATTCTGCCGACAATCAATTTCATATCGCTGGTTATCCAGGAAACAAAGACCGAAATATAATGTGGGGTTCTGACGGTAAATTATTAAAATATGGTTTTAATAACAAACGTATCTATGTAGCAGACATTATTTCAGTCCCTGGTAATTCTGGATCTCCTTTATTTAATAAAAATAACGAAGTTGTAGGTATAAATAGTAGCACCTATGGTCACACAAGCAATCATGCAGGTGGATTCTTATTTAAAGATGATTTATATGATTTTATAATGGCCAATAAATAA
- a CDS encoding SH3 domain-containing protein encodes MKAQQLWNVLYDREATFVCAGNAIATRVGAPFRTTKLGYWFKANGNVNYDEVCLQDGHVRIGFNWKGVRYYMPIRIWIGAAPLNNSVGLLWGSIK; translated from the coding sequence ATGAAAGCGCAACAACTATGGAACGTATTATATGACAGAGAGGCAACATTTGTATGCGCTGGTAATGCTATCGCAACACGTGTAGGCGCACCGTTCCGTACAACTAAATTAGGCTATTGGTTCAAAGCTAACGGCAATGTCAATTATGATGAAGTATGCTTGCAAGACGGGCATGTACGGATTGGCTTTAATTGGAAAGGTGTACGTTATTATATGCCAATCCGCATATGGATTGGCGCAGCACCGCTTAACAATAGTGTCGGGCTATTATGGGGAAGTATAAAATAA
- a CDS encoding fibrinogen-binding protein yields the protein MKNKFMVKSLLTLAAVGIATTTLATNTDAKGYGARSEVKTSYKTDAFSDADRQARIAKAKVLIAEFDQKRTVKSHRAAQKAVNFIIFDKEDKKLLQNRINMILKQGLKK from the coding sequence ATGAAAAATAAATTTATGGTGAAATCTTTACTTACATTGGCTGCGGTTGGAATCGCGACGACAACATTAGCAACAAATACTGATGCAAAGGGTTATGGTGCACGTTCAGAGGTTAAAACTTCGTATAAAACAGATGCTTTTTCTGATGCAGATCGACAAGCAAGAATAGCAAAAGCGAAAGTTTTAATCGCAGAATTTGATCAAAAACGTACTGTAAAATCTCACAGAGCAGCTCAAAAAGCTGTTAACTTCATTATTTTTGATAAAGAAGATAAAAAGTTATTACAAAATAGAATTAATATGATCTTAAAACAAGGACTTAAGAAATAA
- a CDS encoding SagB/ThcOx family dehydrogenase: protein MKYKQFYWESSLNDKNYNEFNERIKVYYEKYRSNKEKKSYTELKNKSALNNLFIKRKTSRDFKVAIAKDELNNLLDATFNISYPSAGALYGLEIYCFVINVKGLTQGVYKMEKEGELTIFAETNDMKELINTLTLNYYLIDCSSCYFIIVAHTETYIQKYGERGFRFALQESGHLAQNIVLKATELSLRTFISGGYIEERYAEVLDLSKDEFVIYEIAIGK from the coding sequence ATGAAGTATAAACAATTTTATTGGGAAAGTTCACTAAATGATAAAAATTATAATGAATTCAATGAAAGAATAAAAGTGTACTATGAAAAATATCGAAGCAATAAAGAGAAAAAGAGTTATACAGAATTAAAAAATAAATCTGCACTAAATAATTTATTTATAAAAAGAAAAACTTCCAGGGATTTTAAAGTTGCAATAGCTAAAGACGAGTTAAACAACTTATTAGATGCAACATTTAATATATCCTATCCTTCCGCCGGAGCGCTATATGGGCTAGAAATCTATTGTTTTGTGATAAATGTAAAAGGCCTAACACAAGGTGTATATAAGATGGAGAAGGAAGGGGAATTAACAATATTTGCTGAAACAAATGATATGAAAGAATTGATAAATACATTAACTTTGAATTATTACCTCATTGATTGTAGTAGCTGTTACTTTATAATAGTTGCACATACCGAAACTTATATACAAAAGTATGGGGAAAGAGGGTTTAGGTTTGCCCTTCAAGAAAGTGGGCATTTGGCACAGAATATTGTATTAAAAGCAACTGAATTAAGTCTGCGGACATTTATAAGTGGAGGGTATATAGAAGAAAGGTACGCAGAAGTACTAGATCTTTCAAAAGACGAGTTCGTAATTTATGAAATTGCTATAGGGAAATAA
- a CDS encoding MFS transporter gives MNTNIMIYMISYALIILGNSATFVAVYWTIGEKSTYSILALVVSVVFFIRFITSRIITNKIDKFNHVKLYRNLFVIRIITLATALLLLNLMHDILVICVLTIILNCLDVVSGSISPKFVKSFGEALIVKMNSYLSIIEKVLYVLGMILGSVLIARVDINVIIYIEIVMYIISLVLIISISKVLSENYEKVSGEESASKYDIAIVNYILVIAIAANVMITPYTTLIIPYIRERLGVNPDIFTATEIFMMFGGILSGVLISKYVTLDSRKSDKLFIFSALLQGFLITGLSFNSNIIIYFVFMFVLGACITSFNIPLSIILQNNIPIKSIGKAKSHIISISTVFSALSYLISSASINYVDISLIYFVFPIIGIMMLIVYKFLRRKNEV, from the coding sequence ATGAACACAAATATAATGATTTATATGATTTCTTATGCTTTAATCATACTTGGAAACAGTGCTACATTTGTAGCGGTGTATTGGACGATTGGTGAAAAATCAACGTACTCGATCTTAGCACTAGTTGTTTCTGTTGTATTTTTTATTAGGTTTATAACTTCCAGGATTATTACGAATAAGATTGATAAATTTAATCACGTTAAATTATATAGAAACCTATTTGTAATTAGAATAATCACTTTAGCAACAGCATTGTTATTATTAAATTTAATGCATGATATCCTTGTAATTTGTGTATTAACAATCATATTGAATTGCTTAGACGTGGTCAGCGGTTCGATATCGCCGAAATTTGTTAAGAGTTTTGGTGAAGCGTTAATCGTTAAAATGAATTCATATTTATCAATAATAGAAAAAGTATTATACGTATTAGGAATGATATTAGGTTCAGTACTCATCGCAAGAGTAGACATTAATGTTATTATTTATATAGAAATCGTGATGTATATTATAAGTTTAGTTTTAATTATATCAATATCTAAAGTATTGTCTGAAAATTACGAAAAAGTTTCAGGAGAAGAAAGTGCCTCTAAATATGATATAGCAATTGTGAACTATATATTAGTTATTGCGATCGCTGCAAATGTTATGATAACACCATATACAACTTTGATTATTCCTTATATAAGGGAAAGGTTAGGCGTGAACCCTGACATATTTACTGCGACTGAAATATTTATGATGTTTGGTGGTATCTTATCGGGCGTATTAATTTCAAAATATGTAACGTTGGATTCTCGCAAATCAGACAAACTATTTATTTTTAGCGCTTTATTGCAAGGATTTTTAATAACGGGGCTTTCATTCAATTCAAATATAATTATTTACTTTGTATTTATGTTTGTATTAGGTGCATGCATTACATCGTTTAATATTCCATTATCGATTATTTTGCAAAATAATATACCAATAAAATCAATAGGGAAAGCTAAATCTCATATTATAAGTATATCTACAGTGTTTTCTGCATTGTCATATTTAATATCTTCGGCATCAATTAATTATGTAGATATTTCATTAATTTATTTTGTTTTTCCTATAATTGGTATTATGATGTTAATCGTTTATAAGTTTTTAAGGAGGAAGAATGAAGTATAA
- a CDS encoding YcaO-like family protein gives MKKLNSVNKIYIIEENNIIINYGGGKVKQYILQLKNFKGATLNGGFLICGGVDLNYKIAKEKAVSECIERYTMNLFEQPSMLIDKSFSENINFLQDINGFKFSKVYSLLEEKETYIPSQMVNFKSEDHIYYPISSNGFAAHVNKEKIIESGVNECVERHLTLKNWICDSNKNYRLIPNDYLKNPIKSIVLSIEKIGYNVNFVYIKNKYKINCVNVFVVKNNRVLFGASANGNFDIAIRNSLFEAMSNLRCNDSSYYDDFNVDNVYLSRMAEIISNAKSLTREDYVENIHVLKSILKDKVEVYYANFNSKECKVNYNREVGRIIIPKFIYFTNKPTNFIKLMKKKGELNKLFESKIITPY, from the coding sequence ATGAAAAAATTAAATTCTGTGAATAAAATTTATATTATTGAGGAAAATAATATTATAATTAACTACGGTGGTGGCAAAGTAAAGCAATACATATTACAATTGAAAAACTTTAAGGGAGCAACACTAAATGGTGGTTTTTTGATTTGTGGTGGTGTTGATTTAAATTATAAAATAGCCAAAGAAAAGGCTGTTAGTGAATGTATAGAGAGATATACAATGAATCTTTTCGAGCAACCTAGTATGTTAATTGATAAAAGTTTTTCAGAAAATATCAATTTTTTGCAAGATATTAATGGATTTAAATTTAGCAAGGTATATAGCCTCTTGGAGGAAAAAGAAACATACATTCCTTCTCAAATGGTTAATTTTAAATCAGAAGACCATATTTATTATCCCATTTCTTCTAATGGTTTTGCAGCGCACGTAAATAAAGAAAAAATAATTGAGAGTGGAGTAAATGAATGTGTAGAAAGACACTTGACTTTAAAAAACTGGATATGTGATTCGAATAAGAATTATAGATTGATACCAAATGATTATTTAAAAAATCCTATTAAATCTATTGTATTATCAATTGAAAAAATAGGGTATAACGTTAATTTTGTATATATAAAGAATAAATATAAAATTAATTGTGTGAATGTTTTTGTTGTTAAAAATAATAGAGTGTTATTTGGTGCGTCGGCAAATGGAAACTTTGATATTGCGATAAGGAACTCACTGTTCGAAGCGATGTCAAACTTAAGGTGTAATGATAGTTCTTATTATGATGATTTCAATGTAGATAATGTATATCTAAGCAGAATGGCGGAAATAATATCAAATGCTAAAAGTCTAACACGTGAAGATTATGTTGAAAATATACACGTGCTCAAGAGTATATTAAAAGATAAAGTTGAAGTATATTATGCAAATTTTAACAGCAAGGAGTGTAAAGTGAACTATAATAGAGAAGTTGGTCGAATAATAATTCCGAAGTTTATATATTTTACTAATAAACCTACGAACTTTATAAAATTAATGAAGAAAAAAGGCGAATTAAATAAATTGTTTGAATCTAAGATTATAACACCATATTAA
- a CDS encoding radical SAM protein, with the protein MYISKYNVDVFNDLGELIIYNSKDGTLIGLIEQEDMQEYLKLKSLQKIGHKSDLINCLYEEGFILDEQEDMRNVFSELVAKREATDTLFISILPTEDCNFRCVYCFEHFKRGAMNQDIQSGTINFIKKTLEKFGYRHLHINWYGGEPLYSLNVIEKLSEELMEYCHKNKIEYSSSITTNGYLLNSKVFAKLCEYKVLNYTVTLDGIKEEHDKTRVLKNGGSTFDIIVKNLKNMKNSDIEFELQLRQNYSSSALEKLDSFLLYYNNEFADDHRFKNVDLRPIFEYNGYNEGNYEECIINHNKFEGLERASNYRLFNKKLKFYIQPGGIVCNASNPNYWMIGSDGKLMRCNIELDTEERNIVGQIFRDNYEIYVGKLSKWLDAGKEDKTCMSCIFSPNCQGAFCAQKRFDNEREGVKEQPCPDEKYNLASILKLVYKEIDYN; encoded by the coding sequence ATGTATATTTCAAAATATAATGTCGATGTATTTAACGATTTAGGTGAATTAATTATTTATAATTCTAAAGATGGAACATTGATAGGGCTTATTGAACAAGAGGATATGCAAGAATACTTAAAGTTAAAGTCTTTACAAAAAATAGGTCATAAAAGTGATTTGATAAATTGTCTTTATGAAGAAGGTTTTATATTAGATGAACAAGAAGACATGAGAAACGTATTCTCAGAACTAGTTGCTAAAAGAGAAGCAACAGACACCTTATTCATATCCATACTTCCAACAGAAGATTGTAATTTTAGATGCGTATACTGTTTTGAACACTTTAAACGAGGGGCAATGAATCAAGATATACAATCAGGTACAATTAACTTTATTAAAAAAACATTAGAAAAATTTGGCTATAGGCATTTACATATAAATTGGTATGGTGGAGAGCCATTATATTCATTAAATGTGATCGAAAAACTATCAGAAGAATTAATGGAATATTGCCATAAAAATAAAATTGAGTATTCCTCAAGCATAACAACAAATGGGTACCTACTAAATAGTAAAGTATTTGCTAAATTATGTGAATACAAAGTTTTAAATTACACTGTAACATTAGATGGAATAAAAGAGGAACATGATAAAACGAGGGTGTTAAAAAATGGAGGTTCTACATTTGATATTATTGTTAAGAATTTGAAGAATATGAAAAATTCTGACATAGAATTTGAACTACAATTAAGGCAGAACTATAGTAGTTCAGCATTAGAGAAATTAGATTCATTCTTATTATATTATAACAATGAATTTGCTGATGATCACCGTTTTAAAAATGTAGATTTAAGACCAATTTTTGAATATAACGGGTATAACGAAGGGAATTATGAGGAGTGTATTATTAATCATAATAAGTTTGAAGGTTTAGAACGTGCGAGTAATTACAGACTATTTAATAAAAAATTGAAATTTTACATACAACCTGGCGGTATTGTCTGCAACGCATCTAATCCTAATTATTGGATGATAGGGTCAGATGGTAAGTTAATGAGGTGTAATATTGAATTAGATACTGAAGAAAGAAATATCGTTGGCCAAATATTTAGAGATAATTATGAAATTTATGTAGGTAAATTATCTAAATGGTTGGATGCCGGCAAAGAAGATAAGACTTGTATGAGCTGTATATTTTCTCCAAACTGTCAAGGGGCATTTTGTGCGCAAAAAAGATTTGATAATGAAAGAGAAGGAGTAAAAGAACAACCATGTCCAGATGAGAAATATAATCTAGCTAGTATTTTAAAATTAGTATATAAAGAGATTGATTATAATTAA
- a CDS encoding tail fiber domain-containing protein: MSSKKYKSNIKDLEIDSLDILNKTDIKQYNLNSDLDIGVKKTKYGVIL, encoded by the coding sequence GTGTCAAGTAAAAAGTATAAATCTAATATTAAAGATTTGGAAATTGATTCATTAGATATTCTTAACAAAACTGACATCAAGCAATATAACTTAAATTCAGATCTTGATATTGGTGTTAAGAAAACAAAATATGGAGTTATCCTTTAG
- a CDS encoding competence protein ComK — translation MNEYPVSKNYIIMKGDMFLRPTNGPNGMNESTEIFRYSKPPLIVHETPLQIIENSCKCYGETYQSRKNQTRRISNLKSKLPINITPIFPSFYFPTHSDRTSENAWVNMHFIEQIKKLQGARVKIIFVNRQSVIVNASEHTMSTQYRNCITFSYHLDRKAKALTSNPDKPIDYNKDNFNIYETLSRYAILEKQREDYTRAPDPSKPFPNLPEV, via the coding sequence ATGAATGAATATCCAGTAAGTAAAAATTATATTATTATGAAAGGAGACATGTTTCTTCGTCCAACTAATGGGCCTAACGGTATGAACGAAAGTACTGAAATTTTTAGGTATAGTAAACCACCACTTATTGTTCACGAGACACCACTACAAATTATTGAAAATAGTTGTAAATGTTATGGTGAAACGTATCAATCACGAAAAAATCAAACACGCCGCATTTCTAACCTCAAAAGTAAACTTCCAATTAATATTACACCGATTTTTCCATCTTTTTATTTCCCTACACACTCTGACCGAACATCTGAAAATGCATGGGTAAATATGCACTTCATTGAACAAATTAAAAAGTTACAAGGCGCACGTGTGAAAATCATATTTGTGAATCGTCAATCGGTTATCGTCAATGCATCTGAACATACTATGTCAACGCAATATCGTAATTGTATTACTTTTTCCTATCATTTAGACCGCAAAGCAAAAGCACTTACTTCCAACCCAGACAAGCCTATAGATTATAATAAAGATAATTTCAACATCTACGAAACACTATCAAGATATGCCATTTTAGAAAAGCAACGTGAGGATTATACTAGAGCTCCCGATCCATCCAAACCATTTCCAAATCTCCCAGAAGTATAG
- a CDS encoding IDEAL domain-containing protein encodes MNQPIETQLYDTTNAMHMVNQLGVEMIIEDALKNHRKQQLKRLIDEALLNKNEANFKMYTTAYLQLEGPEVETIR; translated from the coding sequence ATGAACCAGCCAATCGAAACACAACTTTATGATACTACGAATGCAATGCACATGGTCAATCAACTAGGTGTAGAAATGATTATTGAAGATGCACTTAAAAATCATCGTAAACAACAGCTCAAACGCTTAATTGATGAAGCTTTGTTAAACAAAAATGAAGCCAACTTCAAGATGTATACAACAGCTTATTTACAATTGGAGGGCCCAGAAGTTGAAACCATTAGATAG
- a CDS encoding lipoate--protein ligase → MKFISNRNMTDPTMNLAMEEYVLNTVPMDEEESYFLFYINRPSIIVGKNQNTIEEVHQPYIEANQIDVVRRISGGGAVYHDFGNLNFSFITKDDGQSFHNFKKFTQPIVDALNQMGVKASLTGRNDIQVGLAKISGNAMVKVKDRMFSHGTLMLNSDLDEVQNALRVNPAKIQSKGVKSVRKRVANIQDFLDEPLAIEDFKKIILKHLFGEEDVEEYVLTEEDWHNIEQLSIEKYRTWDWNYGKNPKYNFGREQKFEKGFIQIKLDVKKGRIEHAKIFGDFFGEGNVTDLEYALEGVLHQKQAIYEALEGFDFYYYFGDIAKEDIINLMA, encoded by the coding sequence ATGAAATTTATTAGCAATCGAAATATGACCGATCCTACGATGAATTTAGCGATGGAAGAGTATGTTTTAAACACAGTTCCTATGGACGAAGAGGAGAGTTATTTTTTATTTTACATTAATAGACCTTCTATTATCGTAGGGAAAAACCAAAATACGATAGAAGAAGTGCATCAACCTTATATAGAGGCAAATCAAATTGACGTAGTACGCCGTATTTCTGGTGGTGGCGCGGTCTATCATGATTTTGGAAATTTAAATTTTAGCTTTATTACGAAAGATGATGGTCAAAGCTTTCACAATTTCAAAAAATTCACGCAGCCTATTGTAGATGCTTTAAATCAGATGGGTGTCAAAGCATCGTTAACAGGACGAAATGATATTCAAGTTGGACTAGCAAAAATTTCTGGGAATGCGATGGTCAAAGTGAAAGACCGTATGTTCAGTCATGGAACATTAATGTTAAATAGTGATCTTGATGAAGTACAAAATGCATTGCGTGTGAACCCTGCTAAAATTCAATCTAAAGGGGTCAAATCTGTACGTAAACGAGTGGCGAACATTCAAGATTTTTTAGACGAACCTTTAGCGATTGAAGACTTTAAAAAAATTATTTTAAAGCATCTTTTCGGAGAGGAAGATGTAGAAGAATACGTATTGACTGAGGAAGATTGGCACAATATTGAGCAATTAAGTATTGAAAAATATCGTACGTGGGATTGGAATTATGGTAAAAATCCAAAATACAATTTTGGAAGAGAGCAAAAATTTGAAAAAGGATTTATTCAAATCAAACTCGATGTCAAAAAAGGACGCATTGAACATGCAAAAATTTTCGGTGATTTTTTTGGAGAAGGGAACGTCACAGATTTAGAGTATGCATTAGAAGGGGTATTACATCAAAAGCAGGCGATTTATGAAGCATTAGAAGGTTTTGACTTTTACTATTATTTTGGAGATATAGCAAAAGAAGATATTATCAATTTAATGGCATAA
- a CDS encoding YkvS family protein yields MTIAEVGDIVEFYDGIRGKVEKINDNSVIVDLTIMDNFASLDLPEKTVINHKRYKIVEQEG; encoded by the coding sequence ATGACGATTGCAGAAGTTGGAGATATCGTAGAATTTTATGATGGCATTAGAGGAAAAGTTGAAAAAATCAACGATAATTCTGTTATTGTAGACCTTACAATAATGGACAATTTTGCTTCACTTGATTTACCAGAAAAAACAGTCATTAATCATAAAAGATATAAGATTGTTGAACAAGAAGGATAA
- a CDS encoding type II CAAX prenyl endopeptidase Rce1 family protein produces MKKMNKPLLWFILSFICFHIILFIMWGEYNVYWQLYTGIMLIAGISYVFYQRDIASKRLLTSIAIGLATGLALILVQVIFAFITSDLTYTSLIKQLSRTGVYFKWQMLITLLCVMPCHELYMRTILQKELTQLFQRPWIGIVVSAGLSSSFFLYLDRWWVVLFIFVCQLILGLSYAYTRRIVTTTVAQIVAVVLLLIFHG; encoded by the coding sequence ATGAAAAAAATGAACAAACCGCTACTTTGGTTTATTTTAAGTTTTATTTGTTTCCACATTATACTCTTCATCATGTGGGGCGAATATAACGTTTATTGGCAATTATATACTGGCATTATGCTCATTGCAGGTATTAGTTACGTATTTTATCAACGCGATATCGCATCTAAACGATTGCTTACCTCTATTGCTATCGGTTTGGCAACAGGGTTAGCGTTGATATTAGTTCAAGTCATTTTTGCTTTTATCACCTCAGATTTAACTTATACATCACTTATTAAGCAACTGTCTCGAACAGGCGTTTATTTCAAATGGCAAATGTTAATCACATTGTTGTGTGTGATGCCATGTCATGAATTGTATATGCGTACCATTTTACAAAAAGAACTCACACAATTATTTCAACGACCATGGATTGGAATTGTTGTAAGCGCTGGTTTATCTAGTTCCTTCTTCTTATACTTGGATCGTTGGTGGGTTGTGCTTTTCATCTTTGTATGTCAATTAATTTTAGGACTAAGTTATGCCTATACACGCCGAATTGTAACGACAACAGTAGCACAGATTGTAGCGGTGGTCCTTTTACTCATATTCCACGGGTAA
- a CDS encoding bifunctional metallophosphatase/5'-nucleotidase: MRQHEEIRVQILATSDIHSHILNGEEGAQIYRAGTYVSEIRQREDHVLLLDNGGSLAGNIVAFYYAIIAPHKRHPMIKLMNALDYNASGVSADEFKFGLDFLNRSVALSRFPWLSANIEYAMTHEPYFSTPYFIHKIDDLRIAVIGLTSESLVKNENIEMEKDIAIERATISAKRWIRYIYEAEAPDFLIVLYHGGVSTSQRTEKEVADQYAHEILKNIGIVDLFITGHQRATTLEHEDGTLFVRAGQNGEHLVHVEITFRRRQSSYETLKIEPTIVTLSDYEEHPELLEMTRYDRKAVQKWKNEGIHGAKVDTCFFDFQELLLKPHPFIELLHESMGLHHQVNISCVHLPLPLSKGLKSPIQHKDVYDAYPHPDQLIEVTLRGQVIKTLIEKSVAYLQEEAGTLKLSQLDPTRFLFWKGFDYTIDMSQPVHQRVTQMSLRQDYTYRVTMTDYCYRHYRQYLKDAPIHEVSKQSMPELMIERLSSSEPIKEAQQNMYIVGY, translated from the coding sequence ATGCGTCAACATGAGGAGATTCGTGTCCAAATTTTAGCTACATCTGATATTCATAGTCATATTTTAAATGGCGAAGAAGGTGCACAAATATACCGTGCAGGAACTTATGTATCTGAAATTCGTCAACGTGAAGATCATGTACTTTTACTTGATAATGGAGGAAGTTTAGCAGGAAATATTGTCGCTTTTTATTATGCGATTATTGCACCTCATAAGCGTCATCCTATGATCAAATTAATGAATGCATTAGATTATAATGCAAGTGGAGTAAGTGCGGATGAATTTAAGTTTGGATTAGACTTTTTAAATCGTTCTGTGGCGTTATCACGTTTTCCATGGTTATCTGCCAATATCGAATATGCGATGACACATGAACCTTATTTTTCTACACCGTATTTTATTCATAAAATAGATGATTTACGTATTGCGGTTATCGGACTGACTTCTGAATCATTAGTTAAAAATGAAAACATAGAAATGGAAAAAGATATTGCAATTGAACGTGCCACAATTTCAGCCAAACGTTGGATTCGATATATTTATGAAGCTGAAGCACCAGACTTTCTTATCGTTCTTTATCATGGAGGGGTCTCAACGTCGCAACGGACTGAAAAAGAGGTGGCAGATCAATATGCGCATGAAATACTAAAAAATATTGGTATTGTAGATTTATTTATTACGGGGCATCAACGTGCAACAACGTTGGAGCATGAGGATGGCACGCTCTTTGTTAGAGCCGGCCAAAACGGGGAGCATCTTGTACACGTAGAGATTACTTTTAGACGTCGCCAATCTTCTTATGAAACATTGAAAATAGAACCTACTATCGTCACTTTAAGTGATTATGAAGAACATCCAGAACTTTTAGAAATGACACGCTATGATCGTAAAGCGGTTCAAAAATGGAAAAATGAAGGCATTCATGGAGCTAAAGTAGACACATGTTTCTTCGATTTTCAAGAACTGTTACTAAAACCACATCCATTTATTGAATTATTACATGAAAGTATGGGGCTTCATCATCAAGTTAATATCAGTTGTGTTCATTTGCCACTTCCTTTATCAAAAGGTCTCAAAAGCCCTATTCAGCATAAAGATGTTTATGACGCCTACCCTCATCCGGATCAACTGATTGAGGTCACATTACGCGGACAAGTGATAAAAACGCTTATCGAAAAAAGTGTTGCCTATCTACAAGAAGAAGCGGGAACATTGAAATTGTCCCAATTAGATCCGACGCGCTTTCTTTTTTGGAAAGGATTTGATTACACAATAGATATGTCACAACCTGTTCATCAACGTGTAACGCAAATGAGCTTACGCCAAGACTATACGTATCGTGTTACGATGACGGATTATTGCTATCGTCATTACCGTCAATATTTGAAAGATGCACCAATACATGAAGTATCTAAGCAGTCTATGCCAGAACTGATGATTGAGCGTCTGTCGTCATCGGAACCTATAAAAGAAGCCCAACAAAATATGTATATTGTCGGCTATTAA
- the tnpA gene encoding IS200/IS605 family transposase: MSKDTNSLAHTKWNCKYHIVFAPKYRRQIIYGKIKRDIGIILRQLCERKGVEIIEAEACKDHIHMLVSIPPKISVSQFVGYLKGKSSLMIFDRHAHLKYKYGNRKFWCKGFYVDTVGRNKKVIEEYIRNQLQEDVVAEQLTMVEYIDPFTGEENKKLRKK, translated from the coding sequence ATGTCTAAAGACACAAACAGTTTAGCACATACAAAGTGGAATTGTAAGTATCACATAGTTTTCGCACCTAAATATAGAAGACAAATTATATATGGAAAAATAAAAAGGGATATCGGCATAATTTTAAGACAGCTTTGTGAAAGAAAAGGCGTAGAAATTATAGAGGCCGAAGCATGTAAAGATCATATTCATATGTTGGTAAGTATACCGCCCAAAATAAGTGTTTCCCAATTTGTAGGTTATTTAAAGGGGAAAAGCAGTCTAATGATTTTTGATAGACATGCTCATTTGAAATACAAGTATGGGAATAGAAAGTTTTGGTGTAAGGGTTTTTATGTAGACACGGTCGGAAGAAACAAAAAGGTAATAGAAGAATATATACGAAATCAATTACAAGAGGATGTCGTTGCAGAGCAACTTACAATGGTGGAATATATAGATCCATTTACAGGGGAAGAAAATAAAAAGTTGAGAAAAAAATAG